One genomic segment of Streptomyces liangshanensis includes these proteins:
- the xseA gene encoding exodeoxyribonuclease VII large subunit, with translation MALNTSADAPLPVGEVSRLIGGWIDRLGAVWVEGQITQLSRRPGAGVVFLTLRDPSYDISVGVTCYRQVFDAIADVVSEGARVVVQAKPEWYAPRGQLSLRATEIRPVGIGELLVRLERLKQALGAEGLFAADRKKPLPFLPQLIGLVCGRASAAERDVLENARRRWPAVRFEVRNTAVQGVNAVAQVVQAVEELDALPEVDVIVVARGGGSVEDLLPFSDEQLVRAVAACRTPVVSAIGHEPDSPLLDLVADVRASTPTDAAKKVVPDVGEELDRVQALRDRALRTVRGLLDREERGLAHALGRPVMERPRRMVTERAAEVDALADRSRRVLRHLLDRADSELSHTRARVVALSPAATLERGYAVLQRSDGSVVRSPEDVTAAEELRARVANGDFAVRVVE, from the coding sequence ATGGCTCTCAACACGTCCGCGGACGCCCCGCTGCCCGTCGGTGAGGTGTCGCGGCTCATCGGTGGGTGGATCGACCGGCTCGGGGCCGTCTGGGTCGAGGGCCAGATCACGCAGCTCTCGCGCAGACCGGGCGCGGGGGTCGTCTTCCTGACGCTGCGGGACCCGTCGTACGACATCTCGGTGGGTGTGACGTGCTACCGCCAGGTGTTCGACGCGATCGCGGACGTGGTGTCCGAGGGCGCGCGGGTCGTGGTGCAGGCGAAGCCGGAGTGGTACGCGCCGCGGGGGCAGCTGTCGCTGCGGGCGACGGAGATACGGCCGGTCGGCATCGGTGAACTGCTGGTGCGGCTGGAGCGGTTGAAGCAGGCGCTGGGCGCGGAGGGGTTGTTCGCGGCCGACCGCAAGAAGCCGCTGCCGTTCCTGCCGCAGCTGATCGGCCTGGTCTGCGGCCGGGCGTCGGCGGCCGAGCGGGACGTGCTGGAGAACGCGCGGCGGCGCTGGCCAGCCGTCCGCTTCGAGGTGCGCAACACCGCGGTGCAGGGGGTGAACGCGGTGGCGCAGGTCGTGCAGGCGGTCGAGGAGCTGGACGCGCTCCCGGAGGTCGACGTGATCGTCGTGGCGCGGGGCGGCGGGAGCGTGGAGGACCTGCTGCCGTTCTCGGACGAGCAGTTGGTACGGGCGGTGGCCGCGTGCCGGACGCCGGTCGTCTCCGCGATCGGGCACGAGCCGGACTCCCCGCTGCTCGACCTGGTGGCGGACGTACGGGCGTCGACGCCGACGGACGCGGCGAAGAAGGTCGTGCCGGACGTCGGCGAGGAGCTGGACCGGGTGCAGGCGCTGCGGGACCGGGCGCTGCGGACGGTACGGGGGCTGCTCGACCGGGAGGAGCGGGGGCTCGCGCACGCGCTCGGGCGGCCCGTGATGGAGCGGCCGCGGCGGATGGTCACGGAGCGCGCCGCAGAGGTGGACGCGCTGGCGGACCGGTCCCGGCGGGTGCTGCGGCATCTGCTGGACCGCGCGGACTCGGAGCTGTCGCACACCCGCGCGCGGGTGGTGGCGCTGTCGCCGGCCGCGACGCTGGAACGGGGGTACGCGGTGCTCCAGCGCTCCGACGGGTCGGTCGTCCGCTCCCCCGAGGACGTCACGGCGGCCGAGGAGTTGCGGGCGCGGGTGGCGAACGGGGACTTCGCGGTGCGGGTCGTGGAGTGA
- a CDS encoding exodeoxyribonuclease VII small subunit encodes MATTDEKAGLGYEQARDELIEVVRRLEAGGTTLEDSLALWERGEELAKVCRHWLEGARARLDASLADDTKGSEPSED; translated from the coding sequence ATGGCGACGACGGATGAGAAGGCCGGGCTCGGCTACGAGCAGGCGCGGGACGAGTTGATCGAGGTCGTGCGCCGGCTGGAGGCGGGCGGGACGACGCTGGAGGACTCGCTGGCGCTCTGGGAGCGGGGCGAGGAGCTGGCGAAGGTGTGCCGCCACTGGCTGGAGGGCGCCCGCGCCCGCCTGGACGCGTCCCTCGCGGACGACACCAAGGGCTCCGAGCCGTCCGAGGACTGA
- a CDS encoding DUF4245 domain-containing protein, whose product MAEKRGRQSVRDMFLSMVVIGAVVAVIYVFIPHDEKGDPVPAVDYRVELLTARRAAPYPVMAPTGLPAGWKPTSVSYERRNADAWHLGYLDPDGEYVAVEQSTMPAGKYVAGVTQQAADTGKTQRVAGETWQRWDGPKYDALVRTEGSATTVVTGTASYERLAQMAAALGTAPAAS is encoded by the coding sequence GTGGCAGAGAAGCGAGGCAGACAGTCCGTACGGGACATGTTCCTGTCGATGGTCGTCATCGGCGCGGTGGTCGCCGTGATCTACGTGTTCATCCCGCACGACGAGAAGGGCGACCCCGTCCCGGCGGTCGACTACCGCGTCGAGCTGCTCACGGCGCGGCGCGCGGCCCCGTACCCGGTGATGGCGCCGACGGGCCTGCCAGCCGGCTGGAAGCCCACGTCGGTCTCGTACGAGCGGCGGAACGCGGACGCGTGGCACCTCGGCTACCTCGACCCGGACGGGGAGTACGTCGCCGTGGAGCAGTCCACGATGCCGGCGGGGAAGTACGTTGCGGGCGTCACGCAGCAGGCCGCGGACACCGGGAAGACCCAGCGGGTGGCCGGCGAGACGTGGCAGCGCTGGGACGGGCCCAAGTACGACGCGCTGGTCCGTACGGAGGGCAGTGCGACGACGGTGGTCACGGGCACGGCGTCGTACGAACGCCTGGCCCAGATGGCAGCAGCCCTGGGAACGGCCCCGGCGGCGAGCTGA
- the glpX gene encoding class II fructose-bisphosphatase has protein sequence MSDSQLPPPLEVSPEAPDRNLALELVRVTEAAAMAAGRWVGRGDKNGADGAAVNAMRTLVSTVSMNGVVVIGEGEKDEAPMLFNGEHVGDGTGAEVDIAVDPIDGTTLNAKGMPNAIAVLAAADRGAMFDPSAVFYMDKLVTGPEAADFVDINAPVSVNIRRVAKAKHVSPEDLTVVVLDRPRHDTIVREIRETGAMIKFISDGDVAGSIMAARDGTGVDLLLGIGGTPEGIISACAIKCLGGVIQGKLWPKDDEERRRAVDAGHDLDRVLSTDDLVSGDNVFFVATGITDGELLRGVRYRSETATTQSLVMRSKSGTIRQIDSTHRLSKLRAYSAIDFDRAK, from the coding sequence ATGTCCGACAGTCAGCTGCCGCCCCCGCTGGAAGTGTCTCCCGAAGCCCCCGACCGCAACCTGGCGCTGGAGCTGGTCCGGGTCACCGAGGCGGCCGCCATGGCGGCCGGCCGGTGGGTCGGGCGCGGCGACAAGAACGGCGCCGACGGCGCCGCGGTGAACGCGATGCGCACGCTCGTCTCGACGGTGTCCATGAACGGCGTGGTCGTCATCGGCGAGGGCGAGAAGGACGAAGCCCCGATGCTGTTCAACGGGGAGCACGTCGGCGACGGCACCGGCGCCGAGGTCGACATCGCCGTGGACCCCATCGACGGCACCACCCTGAACGCCAAGGGCATGCCGAACGCCATCGCCGTGCTGGCCGCCGCCGACCGGGGCGCGATGTTCGACCCGTCCGCCGTCTTCTACATGGACAAGCTGGTGACCGGCCCCGAGGCCGCCGACTTCGTCGACATCAACGCGCCCGTGTCGGTCAACATCCGCCGCGTCGCGAAGGCCAAGCACGTCTCACCCGAGGACCTCACGGTCGTGGTGCTCGACCGCCCGCGCCACGACACGATCGTGCGGGAGATCCGCGAGACCGGCGCCATGATCAAGTTCATCTCGGACGGCGACGTGGCCGGTTCGATCATGGCCGCGCGCGACGGTACGGGGGTCGACCTGCTGCTGGGCATCGGCGGGACCCCCGAGGGCATCATCTCGGCGTGCGCCATCAAGTGCCTCGGCGGTGTCATCCAGGGCAAGTTGTGGCCCAAGGACGACGAGGAGCGCCGGCGCGCGGTCGACGCGGGCCACGACCTGGACCGGGTCCTGTCCACCGACGACCTGGTGAGCGGCGACAACGTCTTCTTCGTCGCGACAGGCATCACGGACGGCGAGCTGCTGCGCGGGGTGCGCTACCGCTCGGAGACCGCGACGACGCAGTCGCTGGTCATGCGCTCCAAGTCCGGCACGATCCGGCAGATCGACTCGACGCACCGGCTGTCGAAGCTGCGCGCCTACAGCGCCATCGACTTCGACCGCGCGAAGTAG
- a CDS encoding WhiB family transcriptional regulator: MPHPPHQPLQVAAVPSQRSPAREDQAGPWHSEAVCRRDEAGLFFAPSKEPTASRLSREESAKRVCGRCPVMVECREHALLQPEPYGVWGGLTAAERRVVLARRRRREVELRTAAAANGPIAAAG, translated from the coding sequence GTGCCGCATCCGCCGCATCAGCCCCTGCAGGTCGCCGCCGTACCCTCCCAGCGGAGTCCCGCCCGGGAGGATCAGGCAGGCCCCTGGCACTCGGAGGCGGTATGCCGCCGGGACGAAGCCGGGTTGTTCTTCGCCCCTTCCAAGGAGCCGACCGCCTCACGGCTGTCGCGTGAGGAGTCCGCCAAGCGCGTGTGTGGCCGCTGTCCGGTCATGGTCGAGTGCCGGGAGCACGCGCTGCTCCAGCCCGAGCCGTACGGCGTGTGGGGCGGCCTCACCGCCGCCGAGCGCCGCGTGGTGCTCGCGCGCCGCAGGCGCCGTGAGGTGGAGCTGAGGACGGCCGCGGCGGCGAACGGCCCCATCGCGGCCGCGGGCTGA
- a CDS encoding DUF1707 SHOCT-like domain-containing protein has translation MDLEKHPQKPVAPAEPAGIRASDADRDRIADILREALAEGRLDAEEHADRIDSVYRAKTLGELQPLVRDLPAAGTGGATGSATAGGPAYGYGPDDPTAPTESLVAVFSSSTRKGRWRIGRSTRVFALFGNVEIDLTEALFGQRTTVINATSIFGNVEVRVPENISLRGSGTGVFGNFEVVTLEAADPEAPVVVVNGYSVFGNIEAKPKRGKWITDLHRRARKHLGY, from the coding sequence GTGGACCTCGAAAAGCACCCCCAGAAGCCGGTCGCGCCGGCGGAGCCCGCGGGCATCCGGGCCTCCGACGCCGACCGAGACCGGATCGCGGACATCCTCCGGGAGGCGCTGGCGGAGGGGCGTCTGGACGCCGAGGAGCACGCAGACCGGATCGATTCCGTCTACCGGGCCAAGACCCTGGGCGAACTGCAGCCGCTGGTACGGGACTTGCCCGCGGCCGGCACGGGGGGCGCCACCGGCTCCGCGACCGCGGGGGGCCCGGCGTACGGATACGGCCCCGACGACCCGACGGCGCCCACCGAGAGCCTCGTCGCGGTGTTCAGCAGCTCGACCCGCAAGGGCCGCTGGCGCATCGGCCGGAGCACGCGCGTCTTCGCGCTCTTCGGGAATGTGGAGATCGATCTCACGGAAGCGCTCTTCGGCCAGCGGACAACCGTGATCAACGCGACGTCCATTTTCGGCAACGTCGAGGTCCGCGTCCCCGAGAACATCTCCCTGCGCGGCAGTGGCACCGGTGTCTTCGGCAACTTCGAGGTGGTCACGCTGGAGGCCGCCGATCCCGAGGCGCCGGTGGTCGTCGTGAACGGCTACTCGGTGTTCGGCAACATCGAGGCCAAGCCCAAGCGCGGCAAGTGGATCACCGACCTGCACCGGCGGGCACGCAAGCACCTCGGGTACTGA
- a CDS encoding fumarate hydratase — MPEFVYSDLLPLGEDTTPYRLVTAEGVSTFEADGRTFLTVEPEALRTLAAEAMHDISHYLRPAHLAQLRRIVDDPEASSNDKFVALDLLKNANIAAAGVLPMCQDTGTAIVMGKRGQHVLTRGGDEEALSHGVYDAYTKLNLRYSQMAPLTMWEEKNTGSNLPAQIELYATDGGAYKFLFMAKGGGSANKSFLYQETKAVLNEASMMKFLEEKIRSLGTAACPPYHLAIVVGGTSAEFALKTAKYASAHYLDELPAEGSPTGHGFRDKDLEQKVFELTQRIGIGAQFGGKYFCHDVRVVRLPRHGASLPVAIAVSCSADRQALAKITAEGVFLEQLETDPARFLPDTTDEHLDEAGDVVRIDLNRPMDDILAELTDYPVKTRLSLTGPLVVARDIAHAKIKERLDAGEEMPSYLKDHPVYYAGPAKTPEGYASGSFGPTTAGRMDSYVEQFQAAGGSKVMLAKGNRSKQVTDACGTHGGFYLGSIGGPAARLAQDCIKKVEVVEYEELGMEAVWRIEVEDFPAFIVVDDKGNDFFTEPAPAPTFTSIPVRGPGLA, encoded by the coding sequence ATGCCAGAGTTTGTGTACTCCGATCTGCTCCCCCTGGGAGAGGACACCACGCCGTACCGCCTGGTGACCGCCGAAGGTGTCTCCACCTTCGAGGCCGACGGTCGTACGTTCCTCACCGTCGAGCCCGAGGCGCTGCGCACCCTCGCCGCCGAGGCCATGCACGACATCTCGCACTACCTGCGCCCGGCCCATCTCGCCCAGCTGCGCCGCATCGTGGACGACCCCGAGGCCTCCTCCAACGACAAGTTCGTCGCGCTCGACCTGCTCAAGAACGCGAACATCGCGGCGGCCGGCGTGCTCCCCATGTGCCAGGACACCGGCACGGCGATCGTGATGGGCAAGCGCGGGCAGCACGTCCTGACCCGGGGCGGCGACGAGGAGGCCCTGTCGCACGGCGTCTACGACGCGTACACCAAGCTCAACCTGCGCTACTCGCAGATGGCTCCGCTCACCATGTGGGAGGAGAAGAACACCGGCTCGAACCTGCCCGCGCAGATCGAGCTGTACGCGACCGACGGCGGCGCGTACAAGTTCCTCTTCATGGCGAAGGGCGGCGGCTCCGCCAACAAGTCGTTCCTCTACCAGGAGACGAAGGCGGTCCTCAACGAGGCCTCCATGATGAAGTTCCTGGAGGAGAAGATCCGTTCGCTGGGGACGGCCGCGTGCCCGCCGTACCACCTGGCGATCGTCGTCGGCGGCACGTCCGCCGAGTTCGCCCTCAAGACCGCCAAGTACGCGTCCGCGCACTACCTGGACGAGCTGCCCGCCGAGGGGTCGCCCACGGGCCACGGCTTCCGCGACAAGGACCTGGAGCAGAAGGTCTTCGAGCTGACCCAGCGCATCGGGATCGGCGCGCAGTTCGGCGGGAAGTACTTCTGCCACGACGTCCGGGTGGTACGGCTCCCCCGCCACGGCGCCTCGCTGCCCGTCGCGATCGCCGTCTCCTGCTCGGCGGACCGCCAGGCCCTCGCGAAGATCACCGCCGAGGGCGTGTTCCTGGAGCAGCTGGAGACCGACCCGGCGCGCTTCCTGCCCGACACCACCGACGAGCACCTGGACGAGGCGGGGGACGTCGTACGGATCGACCTCAACCGGCCGATGGACGACATCCTCGCCGAGCTGACCGACTACCCGGTCAAGACCCGGCTCTCGCTCACCGGACCGCTGGTCGTGGCGCGCGACATCGCGCACGCGAAGATCAAGGAGCGGCTGGACGCGGGCGAGGAGATGCCGTCGTACCTGAAGGACCACCCCGTCTACTACGCGGGCCCGGCGAAGACCCCCGAGGGGTACGCGTCCGGTTCGTTCGGCCCGACGACGGCCGGGCGGATGGACAGTTACGTCGAGCAGTTCCAGGCGGCCGGCGGTTCGAAGGTCATGCTCGCCAAGGGCAACCGCTCGAAGCAGGTCACCGACGCGTGCGGCACGCACGGCGGCTTCTACCTCGGCTCGATCGGCGGCCCGGCGGCGCGCCTCGCGCAGGACTGCATCAAGAAGGTCGAGGTCGTCGAGTACGAGGAGCTGGGCATGGAGGCGGTCTGGCGGATCGAGGTGGAGGACTTCCCGGCGTTCATCGTCGTGGACGACAAGGGGAACGACTTCTTCACCGAGCCTGCCCCCGCGCCGACCTTCACCAGCATCCCGGTGCGCGGCCCCGGCCTGGCCTGA
- a CDS encoding class II fumarate hydratase → MNAQDDQDTPDPQAPDPADPAEYRVEHDSMGEVRVPAHAKWRAQTQRAVENFPISGQRLEHAHIAALALVKAAAARVNAELGVIGEDAAEAIRGAAAEVVQGRWDEHFPVDVFQTGSGTSSNMNMNEVLATLATERLGRPVHPNDHVNASQSSNDVFPSSIHIAATAAVTGELIPALEHLAVSLERKADEFATVVKSGRTHLMDATPVTLGQEFGGYAAQIRYAVERLAASLPRLAELPLGGTAVGTGINTPPGFSAAVIAEVARATGLPLTEARNHFEAQGARDGLVETSGQLRTLGVSLTKIANDLRWMASGPRTGLGEISLPDLQPGSSIMPGKVNPVIPEAVLMVAAQVTGNDATVAAAGAAGNFELNVMLPVIGKNLLESVRLLTNVSVLLADRTVDGVTAHVERARAYAESSPSVVTPLNKYIGYEEAAKVVKRSLAERRTIREVVLDAGYVERGDLTLEQLDEALDVLRMTRP, encoded by the coding sequence ATGAACGCACAGGACGACCAGGACACACCGGACCCGCAGGCACCGGACCCCGCCGACCCCGCCGAGTACCGCGTCGAGCACGACTCGATGGGTGAGGTACGGGTCCCGGCCCACGCCAAATGGCGGGCCCAGACGCAGCGCGCCGTGGAGAACTTCCCCATCTCGGGCCAGCGGCTGGAGCACGCGCACATCGCCGCCCTCGCCCTGGTCAAGGCCGCCGCCGCCCGGGTGAACGCCGAGCTCGGGGTGATCGGCGAGGACGCCGCCGAGGCGATCCGGGGCGCGGCGGCCGAGGTCGTCCAGGGCCGCTGGGACGAGCACTTCCCGGTGGACGTCTTCCAGACCGGCTCCGGCACCTCCTCGAACATGAACATGAACGAGGTGCTCGCGACGCTGGCCACCGAGCGGTTGGGCCGCCCCGTCCACCCGAACGACCACGTCAACGCCTCGCAGTCGTCCAACGACGTCTTCCCCTCCAGCATCCACATCGCCGCGACCGCCGCCGTCACCGGCGAGCTGATCCCGGCCCTGGAGCACCTCGCGGTCTCCCTGGAGCGCAAGGCGGACGAGTTCGCGACGGTCGTGAAGTCGGGCCGTACGCACCTGATGGACGCCACCCCCGTCACCCTCGGCCAGGAGTTCGGCGGCTACGCGGCCCAGATCCGGTACGCCGTGGAGCGCCTCGCCGCCTCGCTGCCGCGCCTGGCCGAGCTGCCCCTGGGCGGTACGGCGGTGGGCACCGGCATCAACACGCCGCCCGGCTTCTCCGCCGCCGTCATCGCCGAGGTAGCCCGCGCGACCGGCCTGCCGCTCACCGAGGCCCGCAACCACTTCGAGGCGCAGGGCGCGCGCGACGGGCTGGTGGAGACCTCGGGCCAGCTCCGTACCCTCGGCGTGTCCCTCACCAAGATCGCCAACGACCTGCGCTGGATGGCCTCGGGCCCCCGTACCGGCCTGGGCGAGATCTCCCTGCCCGACCTCCAGCCCGGCTCCTCGATCATGCCCGGCAAGGTCAACCCGGTGATCCCGGAGGCCGTGCTGATGGTCGCGGCCCAGGTGACCGGGAACGACGCGACGGTCGCCGCGGCCGGGGCCGCCGGCAACTTCGAGCTGAACGTGATGCTCCCGGTGATCGGCAAGAACCTCCTGGAATCGGTACGGCTCCTCACCAACGTGTCCGTGCTGCTCGCGGACCGCACGGTCGACGGCGTCACGGCCCACGTCGAGCGGGCGCGCGCGTACGCCGAGTCGTCCCCGTCCGTCGTCACCCCGCTGAACAAGTACATCGGGTACGAGGAGGCCGCGAAGGTCGTCAAGCGGTCGCTGGCCGAGCGGCGGACGATCCGTGAGGTCGTGCTGGACGCGGGGTACGTGGAGCGCGGTGACCTGACGCTGGAACAGTTGGACGAGGCGCTGGACGTCCTGCGCATGACGCGCCCGTGA
- the fomD gene encoding cytidylyl-2-hydroxypropylphosphonate hydrolase: MTDTATIGRWAPGTQILWRYRQNAADHVHICRPVTVVQDTDELLAAWLAPGTPCVKPVLSDGTPVHHEPLSTRYTKPRTVVRDRWYGMGVLKLARPGDPWSVWLWWERGWRFQSWYVNLEEPRTRWAGGVDSEDHFLDIDVYPDRTWRWRDEDEFAQAQQDGLMDPGQARRVREAGRAALELIGAWGTPFKDGWEHWRPDPAWQVPELPADWDRPPAPAWAEREQLRTGAADRDAR; the protein is encoded by the coding sequence ATGACAGACACGGCAACGATCGGGCGTTGGGCGCCCGGCACCCAGATCCTGTGGCGGTACCGGCAGAACGCCGCGGACCACGTCCACATCTGCCGCCCTGTCACGGTCGTCCAGGACACCGACGAGCTGCTCGCGGCCTGGCTGGCGCCCGGTACGCCGTGTGTGAAGCCGGTCCTCTCCGACGGCACACCCGTCCACCACGAGCCGCTGTCCACCCGCTACACGAAGCCGCGCACGGTGGTGCGCGACCGGTGGTACGGCATGGGCGTGCTCAAGCTGGCCCGCCCCGGGGACCCCTGGTCGGTGTGGCTGTGGTGGGAGCGGGGCTGGCGGTTCCAGAGCTGGTACGTGAACCTGGAGGAGCCGCGCACCCGCTGGGCCGGGGGCGTCGACTCGGAGGACCACTTCCTGGACATCGACGTCTATCCGGACCGTACGTGGCGGTGGCGCGACGAGGACGAGTTCGCCCAGGCGCAGCAGGACGGCCTGATGGATCCCGGCCAGGCGCGCCGGGTCCGGGAGGCCGGGCGGGCGGCGCTGGAGCTGATCGGCGCCTGGGGCACCCCGTTCAAGGACGGGTGGGAGCACTGGCGCCCCGACCCGGCGTGGCAGGTCCCCGAGCTGCCCGCGGACTGGGACCGTCCGCCGGCCCCGGCGTGGGCCGAGCGGGAGCAGTTGAGGACCGGGGCCGCCGACCGGGACGCGCGGTGA
- a CDS encoding ATP-binding SpoIIE family protein phosphatase — translation MTEHPTSHEGRQPLVARPQERARPRQEAAAGAAAVPGPALPPTTPLDPTGTARREGDRLRFVGAATRRIARGIDLDEIVLGLCRATVPTFSDAILVYLRDPLPVGDERPISPFVLRLRRTDRLRLTDGRIDSEGTFLGGIPDRIAEGDLLPVLDPQSDALPAAELCEVLSGGALSEVLRGVRPVFGDSAAARAALPELLGADRTVPTGHRAILAPLRGRRRVIGAAVFLRRPDRAAFEPNDLLVAAQLATHTALGIDKAVLYGREAYIADELQRTMLPENLPQPTGVRLASRYLPAAETARVGGDWYDAIPLPGSRVALVVGDVMGHSMTSAAIMGQLRTTAQTLAGLDLPPQEVLHHLDEQAQRLGTDRMATCLYAVYDPVSHRITIANAGHPPPILLHLGGRAEVLRVPPGAPIGVGGVDFEAVELDAPAGATLLLYTDGLVESRLRDVWTGIEQLRERLAATAQLTGPDHAPPLEALCDDVLDVLGPGDRDDDIALLAARFDGIAPSDVAYWFLEPEDAAPGRARRLARRALARWDLEELSDSVELLISEVVTNAVRYAERPVTLRLLRTDVLRCEVGDDSPQLPRQRRARDTDEGGRGLFLVNRLARRWGATRLSTGKVVWFEIATGP, via the coding sequence GTGACGGAGCATCCCACCTCCCACGAAGGCCGGCAGCCCCTGGTTGCCAGGCCGCAGGAACGCGCGCGGCCGCGGCAGGAGGCGGCGGCGGGAGCCGCCGCCGTGCCGGGACCCGCGCTGCCCCCCACGACGCCGCTCGACCCCACGGGGACCGCGCGGCGCGAGGGCGACCGGCTGCGCTTCGTGGGAGCGGCCACCCGCCGGATCGCCCGCGGCATAGACCTGGACGAGATCGTCCTCGGCCTGTGCCGGGCGACGGTGCCCACCTTCTCCGACGCGATACTCGTCTATCTGCGTGATCCGCTGCCCGTCGGCGACGAGCGCCCGATCTCGCCGTTCGTCCTGCGGCTGCGCCGCACGGACCGGCTGCGCCTCACCGACGGCCGCATCGACTCCGAGGGGACCTTCCTCGGCGGGATCCCGGACCGGATCGCCGAGGGCGACCTGCTGCCGGTCCTGGACCCGCAGTCCGACGCCCTGCCCGCGGCCGAGCTGTGCGAGGTGCTGTCGGGCGGCGCGCTGTCCGAGGTGCTGCGCGGGGTCCGCCCGGTCTTCGGCGACTCCGCGGCGGCCAGGGCGGCGCTGCCGGAGCTGCTGGGCGCCGACCGGACCGTACCGACCGGGCACCGCGCGATCCTCGCGCCGCTGCGCGGGCGGCGGCGGGTCATCGGGGCCGCGGTGTTCCTGCGCAGACCCGACCGGGCGGCGTTCGAACCGAACGACCTGCTGGTCGCCGCGCAGCTCGCCACGCACACGGCGCTGGGCATCGACAAGGCGGTGCTGTACGGGCGCGAGGCCTACATCGCGGACGAGCTCCAGCGCACGATGCTCCCGGAGAACCTGCCGCAGCCGACCGGCGTACGGCTCGCCTCCCGCTACCTGCCCGCCGCCGAGACGGCCCGGGTCGGCGGCGACTGGTACGACGCCATCCCGCTGCCCGGCAGCCGGGTGGCGCTGGTCGTCGGTGACGTCATGGGCCACTCCATGACGTCCGCCGCGATCATGGGGCAGCTCCGGACGACGGCGCAGACCCTCGCGGGGCTCGACCTGCCGCCGCAGGAGGTGCTGCACCACCTGGACGAGCAGGCGCAGCGGCTGGGCACGGACCGGATGGCGACGTGCCTGTACGCGGTGTACGACCCGGTCTCGCACCGGATCACGATCGCCAACGCCGGCCACCCGCCGCCCATACTGCTGCACCTGGGCGGCCGGGCCGAGGTCCTGCGGGTGCCGCCGGGCGCGCCGATCGGGGTCGGCGGTGTCGACTTCGAGGCCGTCGAGCTGGACGCGCCGGCCGGTGCGACGCTGCTCCTCTACACGGACGGGCTGGTCGAGTCCCGGCTGCGGGACGTCTGGACCGGCATCGAGCAGCTGCGGGAGCGGCTGGCGGCGACGGCCCAGCTGACCGGGCCCGACCACGCCCCGCCCCTGGAGGCGCTCTGCGACGACGTGCTCGACGTGCTCGGGCCGGGCGACCGGGACGACGACATCGCGCTGCTCGCGGCCCGCTTCGACGGGATCGCGCCGAGCGACGTCGCGTACTGGTTCCTGGAGCCGGAGGACGCGGCGCCGGGGCGGGCGAGGCGGCTCGCGCGGCGGGCGCTGGCGCGCTGGGACCTGGAGGAGCTGAGCGACTCGGTCGAGCTGCTGATCAGCGAGGTCGTGACCAACGCGGTGCGGTACGCGGAGAGACCGGTGACGCTGCGGTTGCTCCGTACGGACGTACTGCGGTGCGAGGTCGGGGACGACTCTCCGCAGCTGCCCCGGCAGCGGCGGGCCCGGGACACCGACGAGGGCGGCCGGGGACTGTTCCTGGTCAACCGCCTGGCGCGGCGCTGGGGGGCGACCCGGTTGTCGACCGGCAAGGTCGTGTGGTTCGAGATCGCGACGGGTCCCTGA